One window of the Zea mays cultivar B73 chromosome 3, Zm-B73-REFERENCE-NAM-5.0, whole genome shotgun sequence genome contains the following:
- the LOC100276695 gene encoding Pathogenesis-related thaumatin-like protein 3.3-like precursor, protein MASSSLLLLAAVALFAASADAATFNVINRCKNTLWPAALPGGGARLDPGKTWTVQVPAGTAHARVWARTGCSFDGSGRGTCQTGDCGGALACTVSGRTPATLAEYTLNRNGPDYIDISLVDGFNVPMSFQCRGRGPSCKADINAQCPAALKVPGGCASACEKLGGDTYCCRGQYKDKCPPTDYSRFFKRLCPDAYSYAKDDQTSTFTCPQGSNYDVVLCP, encoded by the coding sequence ATGGCGTCGTCCTCTCTTCTCCTCCTCGCCGCCGTCGCCCTCTTCGCCGCCTCCGCAGACGCGGCCACCTTCAACGTCATCAACCGCTGCAAGAACACGCTGTGGCCGGccgccctccccggcggcggcgcgcgcctgGACCCTGGCAAGACGTGGACCGTGCAGGTGCCGGCGGGCACGGCGCACGCGCGGGTGTGGGCGCGCACGGGGTGCAGCTTCGACGGCAGCGGCCGCGGGACGTGCCAGACGGGGGACTGCGGCGGCGCGCTGGCGTGCACCGTGTCCGGGAGAACCCCCGCGACGCTGGCCGAGTACACGCTCAACAGGAACGGCCCGGACTACATCGACATCTCCCTCGTGGATGGCTTCAACGTGCCCATGTCCTTCCAGTGCCGCGGCAGGGGCCCCAGCTGCAAGGCCGACATCAACGCCCAGTGCCCCGCCGCGCTCAAGGTGCCCGGCGGCTGCGCCAGCGCCTGCGAGAAGCTCGGCGGCGACACCTACTGCTGCCGGGGCCAGTACAAGGACAAGTGCCCGCCCACGGACTACTCCAGGTTCTTCAAGAGGCTGTGCCCGGACGCCTACAGCTACGCCAAGGACGACCAGACCAGCACCTTCACCTGCCCACAGGGCTCCAACTACGATGTCGTGCTCTGCCCGTGA